The bacterium genomic interval AGGCCCGCGCCGTGGCGAAGAGGAACAACGCTGTCTCGACACCCTCTCGGCCGACGGAGGCGACCGTCAGCACGACGAGCGCCCCGCTCGATCCTACCCTGAGCGCATCGCTCAATCGGGATTGCAGGTCGGTCCGCATGGTCGCGGCCTGGCGGCGCATCCAAAAGATCATGTACGTCAGCACCGCCACAGCCGTCAGCATAGCCAGCGCTTCAAACAACTGCTCTCCGCGCCCGCTAAACTCGCCGGCCGTGACCAGGATAATCCCGCCGGCCAGCGCGCTCACGCCGATCGCACCCGCGACCCCGGCCCAGATCGCGCCGAATTCCCGCCTGTGCCCGGTCCGCGCGAGATACGCCAGAATGATCCCCACGATGAGGGACATCTCCAGCCCCTCACGCAGCGTGATCACGAATGCGCTCAACACGTCAGCCCCCGGCCCCCCGGAACCATCATCGGCTTATTCTTAAGTCGATACGTCAAGAATCATCTCCAGACGTTAGGGTAGCCTAACCTCTGTAGGTTGTCAAGAACGCCGCGGCGCGAAACGGCGCGATTCGCGCGCGCGCCCTCTCTCAAGCGAATCCGACGCCGGTCGAGTTCCCAGGCCGGTTCAAGCAGGGACGCCTTCCGTGCCTAGTTAAGTCCTACCGGGAGCGACAATGACGACACATGACATCGCGAAGGTCGAGCGCACGGAGATGTACCTGAAGAGCGTCCTGGTGATCGGGCTCAACGGACATCGGGTCACCACCTCGCGTGTTGCAGACGCGATGGGGGTCTCCGCGCCATCGGCCTCCGAGATGCTCAAGCGGCTCGAGCACCTCGGCTACCTCGATTCGGGCCCCGAAGGCCTTCAGCTCACCGATGCCGGCGTGCGGACGGCGACACAGGTCGTCCGCCGGCTCCGCCTCGCCGAACGGCTTCTCACCGACATTTTGAAGATGGACCTGGAACGCGTCTACGACGAGGCGTGCAAGATGGAGCACGTCATCAGCCCGGAGGTCGAATCGCGGCTGGATGATGTGCTGAAGCGTCCGGAGACCTGTCCTCACGGACACGCCATCCCGAGGCCGGACGGGGTCCTTCCCCCTGAGGACACGCAGACGCTGGCGGCGCTCCGTGCGAGGATCCCCGCGCGGGTGACCGCGCTTCCAGAGGAGCGGACCGATTTGCTGAAAGCGGTGCTCGCCGCCGGGCTCTACCTGGGCGCGGAGGTGACGGTCGAGGCGACGGCGACCCCGCGGGGCCCGGTCATCGTCCGGCTTCACGACCGCCACCGGACGATTCCCAGAGAGGCGGCGGAACAGGTCCGGATCAGCCCTCGCTAACGCGGGGGCAGGGTGACGGCCGGCGCGCCGGCGGCCGACGGCGTCGCGGTAAAGTATGGGCGCGGCGCGAAGTGCGCGGCCGCGGCGACGAGCGAGTCGGGGAATTGCTGAACGAGCGTGTCGTACGTCCGCACGCGCTCGTTGTACCGGCGGCGCTCGACGGCGATCCGGTTCTCGGTTCCCGCAAGCTCATCCATCAACCTCGCGATGACTTCCGCGCTGCGCAGTTGCGGATAGGCCTCCACGACGCCGAGCAGGCGGCCCAGAGAGCGCTCAACATCGTTCGCCGCCCGCACGCGTCCGGGCGATCCCGGAGGGGCGGACAGGTACGCGGTTCGCGCGAGGGCGAGTTCCCGAAACACCACGCGCTCCTGCTGCAGCACGCCCTGCACCGCGGCGACGAGATTTGGAATCAGGTCCACGCGTCGCTGATACTGGGCTTCAACCTGAGCCCACTGCGCATCGACGGCGAGCCGTGACCGGACGAGCTCGTTGTAGGTAAGCGCGGACCAGCCGCCGACTACGAGGACGGCGGCCCCGAGCGCCGCGATCACGCCGGTGAGCCGCGTCATCGCCCGCCGGCCGGCGGCGCCGGATGGGGAGGGGCTTGGTGTGCGGATCGGATGAGGTCGGCGATGGCTTCGGCGCCTCGAATCAACCCTTCGCCGAACCGTCCCCCGCGAAACTGCGGCGCCATGACCTCGGCGATGACCCGCCTAGCGGCGTCCTGCGGCACCACCGCCTCCAACCCGTGACCCACCTCAATCCGGACCTGACGTCGATCCACCACGACGAGGATGAGGACCCCGTTGTTGCGCTCCCGCTTGCCGATCCCTACGTGATTGAAATACGTCGTGGCGAATTTCTCCGGATCGTCCACATGCGGCACCAGTAAGGCCGCGATCTCCGCCCCCGTCTCGCGCTCCAGCGTCTCGATGAGGTGGCGCAGACGCGCCTTCTCGTCGCGGCTCAAGAGCTGATGCACGCGTGTCGCCATCTACCAACCTCCAGAGGCGCCGCCGCCACCCGACCCGCCGCCGCCAAATCCGCCGAAGCCGCCGCCGCCGGAAAATCCCCCCGTCCCCCACCCACCGCCGCCGATCCACATCGGGCCGGGGATGTAGGTACTCCTCCCGCCGCCCAACGCCTTCTCACGGTATCCGCACTGCGAGCAGACCCACACCTGGATCGAGCGGCCGGCGCCAGTGGTCTCCTGGGTCAGTTGAAGTCGCGCGCCGCACCGAGGACACCGCCGGGTCCGGCCGCGCGACAGGACCAGCGTCAGACCCACGAAGGCCAGGAACAATAGGATGGGAAGCGCTCCGAAGCCCCCGGGGGACCGCGGGGTGATGGCGCGGGCAGGCCCGGACGGCGCGGCGCCCGGCGACGGCGCTCCACCGATCAACCGCATGATCTGCCCGACGGCCAGGTCGAGCCCCTCCCCGTAGCGGCCCGCGCGAAACGCCGGCGCGATCACGTCCCGAATGATCGCCCCGGCGTCGCTGTCGGTGATCTTGCCCTCTAATCCGTATCCGACCTCGATGCGGACCTGATGTTCTTTGACGCCGACCAGCAGCAGGACGCCGTTGTCTTTCCCCCGCTTCCCCACCTTCCAGGCTTCCTCCAACCGCACCGTAAACTCATTGATGGGGACGCCGCCCAAATCGGCAAAGATCGCCACGGCGATTTGGTTCCCGGTGGTCCGGTCGTACTCGGAGAGGCGCTGCTCGAGTGCGGCGCGCGCGGCCGGATCGAGAAGATGGGCGAAGTCGTTGACGTACCCGGTGGGCTTGGGGAAGATCGGAGCGCCCGACGCCGCCTGCGGACCAAGCGTTGCGCCCGCGATCCCGGCGACGACCAGCAGGACCGCGAGGACGATCCGTCCCCGCATGTTAGGGCTTCGCCGGGACCGTCAGGTTCACGCGCGGGGCCTGCTGGGCTCCTGGCTGCGCTTCGAAGTAGGGCCGGGGCCGAAACCCAAACGTCGGGGCAAGGAGGTTCGTCGGAAATGTCTGCACCATGGTGTCGTACGTTTGGACGGCCTGATTGTACCCCCGACGGGCGTAGGCAACCTGATTTTCGGTCGACGATAGCTCTCGCATCAATCCCTGGACGGTCTCGTTGCTGCGCAGCACCGGATAGTTCTCCACGACCACCAGGAGGCGCGCGATGGCACTCTCATATTGGTTCGCCGCGTTGATGCGCTCGGGCGCGCCGGGGCTCGTCCCCGCATAGTGGGCGCGCGCGTTGGCAAGCGCCTCGAACACCGCCCGCTCCTGGGTCAGGACCGCTTTCGTGGACTCTACCAGGTTGGGAATCAGGTCGAATCGCCGTTGGAGCTGCGTCTCCACCTCGGCCTGGGCGGCGTTCACCTGCTGGTTGACTTGCACGAGGCGGTTGTAGGTGCCGGCGAACGTCCCGTAGACCAACGCCGCCGCCACGACAACAATGACAATCGCGATCGTCGCGCCGCGCATCGATTCGAGGTGTCCGCGTTAGGAGGACGCGGCGCTCACAGGGTCCCCACGCCGGCGGGGTGCCCCTGCTCGTGGCTCTCCTGCGCCAGTTTCTGCTTGAGCAGCGTCAAGGCCCGGTCGAACTGCGTGTCGTGCCCCAGGTTGAGCGCGGGCGTCTCGAGCGGTTGCTGTTCGTCGGGGATCACGCCCCGCCCTTCGAGGCGCACCCCCTTGCCGCTCACCAGACGCGCCACGGTCACGGCGAGTCCGGCGTCCTCAGGCAGGTCGACCGTGATCCCGATCTCGACCGCGCCGGCCGTCTTGACCCCCGCGATCACCGCGCGGTTCGCCTCCTGCAGCGCCGCTGCCAATAACTCGGATGCCGACGCGCTTCCTTCATCGACCAGGGTCACGATCGGGATGGTCGCGGGGAGGATCGGCGGCTGCAGCGTTTCCAGCACCACCGTCTTGCCGTTGCGGCTGGTCATCTGGAGAATCGGCGAACTCTGCGGGAGGAGTGCTGCGGAGATGTCCCGGAGCTCATCCACGAG includes:
- a CDS encoding TPM domain-containing protein, with the translated sequence MATRVHQLLSRDEKARLRHLIETLERETGAEIAALLVPHVDDPEKFATTYFNHVGIGKRERNNGVLILVVVDRRQVRIEVGHGLEAVVPQDAARRVIAEVMAPQFRGGRFGEGLIRGAEAIADLIRSAHQAPPHPAPPAGGR
- a CDS encoding metal-dependent transcriptional regulator — translated: MTTHDIAKVERTEMYLKSVLVIGLNGHRVTTSRVADAMGVSAPSASEMLKRLEHLGYLDSGPEGLQLTDAGVRTATQVVRRLRLAERLLTDILKMDLERVYDEACKMEHVISPEVESRLDDVLKRPETCPHGHAIPRPDGVLPPEDTQTLAALRARIPARVTALPEERTDLLKAVLAAGLYLGAEVTVEATATPRGPVIVRLHDRHRTIPREAAEQVRISPR
- a CDS encoding LemA family protein, coding for MRGATIAIVIVVVAAALVYGTFAGTYNRLVQVNQQVNAAQAEVETQLQRRFDLIPNLVESTKAVLTQERAVFEALANARAHYAGTSPGAPERINAANQYESAIARLLVVVENYPVLRSNETVQGLMRELSSTENQVAYARRGYNQAVQTYDTMVQTFPTNLLAPTFGFRPRPYFEAQPGAQQAPRVNLTVPAKP
- a CDS encoding TPM domain-containing protein — protein: MRGRIVLAVLLVVAGIAGATLGPQAASGAPIFPKPTGYVNDFAHLLDPAARAALEQRLSEYDRTTGNQIAVAIFADLGGVPINEFTVRLEEAWKVGKRGKDNGVLLLVGVKEHQVRIEVGYGLEGKITDSDAGAIIRDVIAPAFRAGRYGEGLDLAVGQIMRLIGGAPSPGAAPSGPARAITPRSPGGFGALPILLFLAFVGLTLVLSRGRTRRCPRCGARLQLTQETTGAGRSIQVWVCSQCGYREKALGGGRSTYIPGPMWIGGGGWGTGGFSGGGGFGGFGGGGSGGGGASGGW
- a CDS encoding LemA family protein, producing the protein MTRLTGVIAALGAAVLVVGGWSALTYNELVRSRLAVDAQWAQVEAQYQRRVDLIPNLVAAVQGVLQQERVVFRELALARTAYLSAPPGSPGRVRAANDVERSLGRLLGVVEAYPQLRSAEVIARLMDELAGTENRIAVERRRYNERVRTYDTLVQQFPDSLVAAAAHFAPRPYFTATPSAAGAPAVTLPPR